A part of Schistosoma mansoni, WGS project CABG00000000 data, supercontig 0204, strain Puerto Rico, whole genome shotgun sequence genomic DNA contains:
- a CDS encoding XP_018647173.1, producing MAITIENLFFHKMLGRRIMGKVEIDGRTSKLRTEMENVCRVNKCIGKQLHNPLTSSKLDNIVVLHDPFSDED from the coding sequence ATGGCTATAACGATAGAAAACCTTTTCTTTCACAAGATGTTAGGACGCCGTATAATGGGGAAGGTGGAAATCGATGGAAGAACTTCTAAACTTCGTACAGAAATGGAAAATGTCTGTAGAGTGAATAAATGTATCGGTAAACAGCTGCATAATCCGTTAACAAGCAGTAAATTAGACAATATAGTGGTCTTACATGATCCTTTCAGTGATGAGGACTAA